The stretch of DNA ACTAGTCTTATTCACACCTAATATCCCTTCACCTTGGCACGGATCACCACCATTGAAGTTGAGACGCATTTTGGATCTAGCACCGATCACAGTGACGGATCACACGCCGATGGAAACCGTCATCGACATGTTCCGGAAACTCGGCTTACGTCAAGTCCTCGTCACACATAACGGGTAGGACACGATCATTTTACCTATTGCACTTAACTTTGATATTCACAAAGCTATAAATTAAGGTTAAAATTAGATTGAAGGACATGAAACTAGTTTACATGTCTATTTGAGATTGTGCCATTTTTGGTTCCTTTCGTTGACCGTCGTAGCGGGCGTATCCGGTTTCGAGATGAAATGTGGCGTACGCTGACTGAGTGATTATTTGGCCAAGGTTGACCCACTCTTGATCTCTTAAAGCGTGTAGTAAGAAAGTGGGTCATCCTAGGATGTCAAATTTGTTTACCAAATATGGTTAATGCAGCAAAGGGGGATAATCCGCTCACgcgtgttttcttttgttcttttattttcgtcttCAGGCGATTACTCGGCATAATAACCAAGAAGGACGTTCTACGGCACATGAAGCAAATGGATAGCGAAGATCCAGATGCAGTCAAcgcaaactaaaaaaaaaaaaaaaaaaagccaaagccGATCGAAAACTCGTCTCGGGGTgatcatttttctctgtttagTAAAATTGTTCGTTAGTAGCAACACCATCGTGGGTGAGTCAAATCCACCCGCTTGTTAAGAAAGTGAAGGTTTTGTTTTGAAGGGTGCAAGTTGTTGTGGTGTTCGCACTCTCTCCTTGACTTCGCGCGActgttgaatgtttttttttttcccgactcGAATCTTAGACATTTTATAACTATACTACCTTTTCATCGTTTAACTGACGTATTCTTTTCAGTCGCATTCTTTACATGCGATTGAAAATAggtttaattcttttattgactggtagttttttttttaccgttccACCGACCGCttttaacaaaaaaccaacaacccaatttctttaattttgagGTCGGATGTGTTTTTCGATCTGAACTGACGGAGGGAAGTGAATGTAAAAACGCCTCTCGGTTTACCATCGTTGCATGTGCAGTGTGTACACGTACGAGATGTAACTACGATGCTTCTGTTCCGCTCTTGTGTGTATTGATCGTGccctccccctcccctttctttctttctttctttgtccATGGGACCCCATTGGCCCTTCAATTCCCTCTTATATAATCAATATCGTGATCGTCTCCTGTTTCTTCCTCTCACTCCCAAAGGCTATGCGCCTTCTTCTCATTTATCTATTTTGActgaacgaaagaaaataggaCACATTCCCTTATTTGCTCTTTGCTTGAACTCCCGAAACGAACTAACGTGTGTATTGATTGCCAAAATCTTGTGGGAACGGAAGAGAGACAGacggagagaaaacaaaaagtaaaccTACACTTTGACCTTTTGAACGAACTTGCGatcgaacaaataaaaagaaacaacaacacgcaTACGGAGAATTACAAATATAAACACGAATACAAGGAAGAATATGCCTAAACCACTTTTGAATGACGCACAAAAATagtagtttatttttttatttttttaaataaatggaaCGTGAACGTGACcaaagatttcttttaaaatctaaaGGTCACCCACGTCAATAGAAAGATCCAAGGctgttaaattaaaacaaaagtgCACAAAACTATTGACGGTTCGTTATCGTGCGTCATTGGAACTTGATAGGCTGAATCTTCGACAAGCTCCAATCCAATTAAAAGCGGTTTCACATGTAATCTGGCTTGGCTTTGTAGCATCGTTTCCAAATCTCGCAAAGGACGACGGTTGAATGGAATCGATAGAAAATGGCCAATGGCATGCACACGTTCATGATGATGATCCACGGCCATAAACCGTAGAATTGGAGTTGAACGGGGTTGACATCTGCACGCGATTTCTCTAAGGTGTTGACGGTCCACATGGCGAAATTGCACACCTGTTTTCAAAAGTTGGCATCAAAGTCGGTCAGTCAATGGGTACAAATGATTGCGCGATTGCAATGCGCTCGCTCACCAAGAGGAATGTCACGACTTCGCGACCAGGTTTACGAGTCTGTTGATCTGCCGAGTAAGTGTTACGGCGGGACGCATCCAGGATGAAAATGGTTTGAGTTACAGCCTGGACAAATGTCATTGTTATATGTAATCTTATAGGGGTAACCGTTAATTGTCTTCGTTTAAGCGATCGCTTACCTGGAAAAGAGCGGCTAGAGCACTGAGAAGCACTAGAGCACTATCCTCGTCCTCGTTAATTGTATAATAGCCTGCGATAACGGTGAATATGTTGTACGCCATCAGACCGATTTGACCGAAAATGAGGAGGACATCGTCGAGGTCAAAATGGCGAGACGAATCGTAGCGCAATTCGCGGACCTGTTCCCGTGTTAATGATCTCATTAGTGATGATGTACGCGTAGCTACAGACCTAGAAAGCTACGCACCTGGACGATCCCGATGATTGTGGCCAAGAACGCCATACAGAAGAGGACGAAACGGGCCGCTCCCACTTCCATAATTGCCATCGCTCGGTATTCGGGGTTATTGATGAGggcgaagaaaagaatcaaactaATAATGGTGAGAACTAGGACGAAGATTCCGGCGAAAAGACCTTTATTAGCCTTGGCGCAATCGACTGAATAGTGATGGCGCGATCGACGGGCGATAGTCGGTGAATTAGACGAGCGTCGATCGTCATCATATCTACCTGCCGCCACGTTCTTCCACATGACGTAGAGAATAGCCGCACAGATGAGCGAGTACTCGATGGCGCAGGGAAAAAGTAGCGGGCTGGCGTCTTGGACAAGATGTCCCATGACTTCACTCCTCTTGCATTCGTCCAGTAAAGAACGACTGAAAATCGCTTGGTTGCTATGCAATATATCTTGGGGATCGACCAAAGCTTCGGCGTGCGCTTCCTCAATCGATGTGGCAGTCGTAGTTCGCGGAACGCTTGGTCCGTGCCCACCGCCACCATCTAATCGGACGTATGATATATCGTCGGGAGTTTGACTGTTTCATATTTGTAATATCTTGAATGTGACTTACGACCGGATACATTGTGGTGGTGGAACTGTAGGATTTCGTGCTTGGTCTCTTCGATGATGACGTTAAGCCAAACACAGAGATTCGTAGCCACCATGTGCATCAAGCCAAAGTAAGCAATGGCTTTGGGTTTACAAAATGCCATctatcaaaatgaattaattccGTTATGCGTCACAGTTCattgtccattccattccGGTATTGCTTTGAGGTAGTATATATACGTGCCTTTGCGTTTAGAAAGATGAAGTACATTTGTATGAAGGTGAATACCATCCGAGTGGCTGGCGTGACGGCCATCAGAATGTTGTAACAGTAGCTGCCGGCATCGATCTCAAAGTACTGAGCGAATTCGAGACCGGAATAGATCATTGAACCCACGCCAAATGCTGCAGATAATGTCATCAATTACAGTTTATATGTCGATATTATTGATCTTTCTTTCCTTACAGACGGCTCCAATTCTTAGGTAGAACGAACCGTGATGAGTTGGCTTATTCCCGGCAGGGTCGCTGTAGGCTCGTGATTGGCTAGCCACCTCATCCAGAAAGTCGTCAGTCTGTTTGAAATCCACCATAGACTGCTTCGGCCCGCAACCTAATTAATCAGAAGagcctttcaaaaaattgcgtAGTTTTGAAACCGGATCTGGaacactttttaaattaatgtaaCCCGAAAATGCCGTGagtagaattttttgaaatattcggtcaccattgaaaacaaaaaaatgggtaaGCTCTTTCTGCGATATTTCCGCCTTTTACGTCCATTGAATTTCCCATTCTCGTCAGATGTTGGGTAAAAAGAACTGTTGTTGGCATGTTAAGTAGGAAGCAGCGCATTCCGGTTAGGTAAAATGGCCATTTCGTGATACCTTGGTAGTTTATTCGATGCCTAGAGCACCAGTAGCTTATACGTAAGGTAAGAGACACTTGGTGTATCCAGTTAAAACCGGAAACCTCGACTTAATCTAATCTTAATTTCAAACGTAGATTTGACTTAAAAAAGACATCTATACATTTACATACTTCACCAATTCTTACATATGTTCCGATTAATGGCAGCTTTGTTCCGGAGCATCGTGATAAATACGTAGAGGAAATAAGCGATGCAACCAAAGTAGAGATACAAGTAGAAACCCTATagaaatcgaaacaaaaaggGCAAACGCCAACGGTCGCattttgggtgggtggggatTAAATGGGGAACTCATTTTTTACTGTAACATCTTTTTTGTTACCAAGTATGAAGACGAAGTCACGTGGTTGGAAATGACTTCCGTCATCGGGAAAGCCAGCCCCATAACAATCAAAAACTTTGCATAGAGCGCACTAATTACGGCCAGAAAACTGTCGCTGTGGgatcaaatttttgaaaaagttgaggATGTGAATAAGTgagcgttattttttttttctctcggttTCGTAACCACAAATCGACAAATAATTGTACATACTTGCCGCGTTTCCTCCACCGTTTGGACAACACGTCTGGCACGACGGCCACGTTCATTTTGGTTGTGCATGTGGACATTGCAGATGGAGTACCTTCTCTCGTCATGGAACGCCTTTACACATCGtgggaatttcaaaaaaaaaagtgttgggCTTTGGATTTTTATAAGAAACTGTTAGACAGTCCGTAGGCCTACCTTTCGTATTGACTAGGTATGCGAAGGAATGTGGTCTTAAAGGCAGACGAAATGCGAGTTTTGTtggcttcttctcttttctgcTTGATCTCGTCGCTTGCGTCGATTTGAGCCATCCAGCCGGACGacggaagattttttttcgagaCCAGAGTCACTTTTGGAGAATTCGGTGCGGACGACGGCGTCATGTCTCCTGGCATCCAGTTGGCGTTGCGGAAACCCAAATCGCAATCGGGCGAAGAGTAGTCGTCAGTCGGCGTAGTCGGCATCGTCTGCTGATTCAGTACGTTTGCTCCTCCGATGCCGGAATCCTTCCGGCACAACGTTTCGTAGCCGCTAGTTTTGACGATTTCGTTGGCGGTGAGCGGTTCTTTTTCTGACTGTGCAACGCTTTTGACTGTTTCATCCTCTTCCACGAAACGATCCCGTGTTTGCCACGAGGGTGgacttttggattttggagttttaaaaaacaaattcagccAGTATTCGGCAGTATCTAAATGGAGGCTGGATTGCTACTTACGATACACAAGGCTGCGACATGTTGATTAGAGCCGTTGCTCGCCTGTTTTTCACTATTTATGGGTGGCCGAGTGGATAATTCCGCcgggttgttttgtttcgtttcttgttgaagcatataaaataaagagtCGTATTTTCAGTCAAAATTTTCTAGAGTCAGTTTAGTTGAAGTCTCTAAAAGTTCTCTTATTTTGGAGGGGAAATGTTTGTTGACACACGTGCCAGTTGTAGGATCAACTCAGAAACGACCTAGTCAAGCTATTGCTAGGCAACAACACACAAGCACTCTCTTGGCGTATCGACCCAGCGCAAATTGCATTTCGGGTGGTATGATACGTGGTAGAAAGCAATCGATGAGAGCAGCTCTATTTCGACTACAGTTGACACATGATTTAGAAAACTGGGAACATgataccaaaagaaaaattgctaTAATACTAATAACTTGACTTGAATTGATTGTTCATTGCTTTGTTGTATCTCTTTTATAGCATCGCACACGGTAGGACGTAAATCTGTTACCAACtaaacaataagaaaatttctcttcaactggatgaaatttttttgtgtaattgtGTCTGCCTCTTTTATAATTGTACGTCACGGTCGTTGTATGTGGGAAGTTTCAATCGTCATCTAGCTcccactctcttttttctcaacCCTTGCTATCGCAGTAATTTTAAAGGCGATTCAATGCGCGGTaaaatatcacgaaaaaaCTGCACACTTACAAAATGCGATTTGTGTACGAACCATCACCATCATGTGCAATTCACCATCAAGAAAGAAGTTGAAAGTTGacgaattttttgaaatttttttatttgttcgcTATGTCTAGCTGATCAATCTCTTTTACCGATCTAATCCTTTCAGTTGTTAGTTACGGCTGGTTGAAACTTGAAGTTATAGACCTTTCAACGAACGGACGATCACTAGCTTCAATTTAAGACTGGGAGTAGCTTTTTACTTCGAATATTTGACACCGAAAGAATCGATGTTGGTCTGTTCTTGTATGCCGTCAGCGAACTTTGCTCCGTGGTCAGGAATACGAATGCCACatctttgaaaacattttacacAACGTCATCCATCATTTAGCCGGTATTCTTCCTTGTTCCAGTACCACTCCAGACTTGTCCGGCATTCATTTATCGGATTTACTCTCGCCATATGtgaatttcattaataataatgtttcTTGGATTTGTCATCAGTATATGAGATTGATTGAAACGAAAGGGCTCCTGTCTTGAAATCGATATTTACGTGCATTTTTCTAGAATTCGGGTCGTGTTACTAAAAATGGAGACGAAATCCAAAACATGGACGGTTTTATCTTGCATGCACGATAAGTCAAATGTTGTTATTTGGTTTGACAACAAAGAGAATAGGATGCGGGGTGCctactcattttctttttaaaatcacacTCTTTTAGAATGAGTAAACTGATAGCTAGAGCATTTCCCAATGTCTTTCACTTCGTATCTAGTGCAATAGCTTTATTATTCCGTGCTATGTGGcttgcattatttttttcctagtCGACTGTTTTCCTTGAGAATAACTTGGGATGCTTGTACGGTTGTTTGTGTCAAGCTAACGATTTCAGCAGGACTAGACTTCGCTAGACTTGATCAAATGGTGACATGGTTTTGtcaagattttttaattattattgttagCATTTGAATGAACTTACTTAATAATTGCAGCCGAGCAGActgaaataatatttgaaagtCTGCTTTtggaaatttggtttttgtagcGCGTTAAGATTTCACGGcgatatggaaaaaaaaagctttttaaaattcaagcGGATTTATTTATCCAGACTATGCAGTAATTTGGGATTGGTGCTGTTTtaccttgaaataaaaatacgcaAGAGGGAAAGCTGTACGACATCAGGCTAAGAATTCGTTGCTGAATTAGCTTTCTAGTCACGTCACTTTGGCTAATCAATGCAATTGTTCTTACAATTTCGACCACGAGCTATTGCACCTTTCCATGCAGTGGCTCATGCGTCTATCTTGAAGCATTGGCGTTTTTCCCGTGATGACACACTAACCTATAACCTGTTCTGACCGGTTACAACTgaagatggaaaacaaaaatatttttctttttttatgtagtGTGCTGTCAATCGATATATTGAGCTACATAACATGTTATATAACATTCGGATTGCACGTTAGCGCAATTGATTTCAACGAAATGGTTGGCAAAGCTCTTTTGTCAAATCGCGATTGCCGACGTATACGTACCTATGCGgatatttttgttaaatgGAAGTTGCTTATAGGATTGAGCTCAGAAATAATGGTTGGTGGATCTTTTACAGTATTATATGGCCCATCTTCTGCGTGTCGTCTGTTATTCTATAAGGGGGAAATGCGAGGAAATGGACGAGAAAGACTGGGCACTAGACGCTTGCGAGCTGCTGAAGCGGAGTATGGTTAGATGATCTCTCTGTGATTTTGTAGCAACGTTTCCATATCTCGCAGAGACAAACTGTCGAATGGTAGCGATAGAAAATGGCCAGTGGAGAGCTGATGTTAGTGATGATAGTCCATGGCCACTGACCAAAAAATTGCGATTGGACGGGGTGGGCGTCGAATCGGCTCTTCTCCAACGTTATAATGGCCCACTGTTGAATGCGAGAAAATATTGAATGAATGAGACAATTGATCGTGATGCATCGGTTCTCATAGTACCATCGCAAAGTTGGTGACCATTAAGAAAGTGACGACTTCACGGCCAGGTTTGCGCTGCTCCTGGCGTCTAGTGTAGAGGTGTCGCTTGGAAGAACCGAGGACAAACACGGTTTGAGCTACAGCCTGCACGACGGCCGTCAAGGCATTGATTAGCACCAGCATCCTGTCCGGATGGTCGCTGAACTGGGTTCCGATTATGGTAAAGACGTTGTAGGAAATGACGCCCGTAAGAGCGACGATAAGCAGGATGTTGTCGAGATCGAGCGGATGGGAAGCATCAAATTGCAACTGGCTCACCTGGGAGAAGTTCATCAAACAAATGAGAAGCGTTTGGTTTTTATTGGTCATTATTTACACTTACTTGTATGATTCCAATTAAGACGGCGATCAACGTCAACATGTAAAGAATCAGTTCGGCCAAATGGACGATAGTGATGGCTGTACTTTTGTATTCCTCGCGATGGATCAAGACGAAAAACAGTATCATGGCCAAAATGCTTAGCACCAAGACAAAAATTCCAAAGAAGAGGCCTTTGTTGGCGTTGGTACAGTCGACGGAATAGTGGTGCGGGGAACGACGTTGCGAATACGGATAAAAGCTTCCGCGGGGCGTTCTGGGCGTACGGACGCCGGCCGGTGAATCGTTTACCGAACGGGCCAACTTTTGGTGGCGATTTTTTCCAGTATGTTTCCATATTTCGTACATTATAGCGGCGCATATCAGAGAATATTCGATGGCGCATGGAAACAGGAAAGGACTGGCATTCTGCGTCagtgttcccttttttttttcaaatgattgtaATTGATTTAGTAACTGTGTAAGTAGGAAATACGAAAGCAAATAAGTCTATACCATCAAATCTGAGCGATGGCATTCGTCCGACAGCGTCCTCTTGCCCAGCCGATGGTATGATGGAGAATGATATTCACCTTCATCCTGGACGTGGTCCAAAACTGTCTTGTTCAACCAGTGTCCAATCACGGCTGAAGCGTCAGGGTCGACGGCATCTGCTAGTGGACGTCCTAGTCAATTATATCAGGTCTTTTGCCTAAAATCCAATCTGTCAAAAACCTGCTATTTGGACGAGCTCTTCACCGTGTCCAGACACCTGATGCCGGTCGTGCTCGGTTGTGTCGCCACCTCCATGCTGCTCGAAATTGAGGATCTCGTGTTTTGTTTCCTGGATGATAACGTTGAGCCAGACGCAGAGGTTCGTGGCTACGATGTGCATCATTCCAAAACGAGCCACAATGACGTTGCTGTTCTTGACAATCTGAATCTGCAATATGCCACAGGTCGTAATCAATTCAAgctcttttttgttaaatgattattcattaataaaatccTACCTTTGCATTTAGGAAAACGAAATACATTTGGAAAAATGTGAAGAGCATACGCGACGCTGGCTGAACTGCCATCATTATGTCATCGCACAAAGGATTGGATGACATTTCAAAGTATTGAGCGAATTCCAGCCCGGAATAAATCATTGAGCCAACTCCAAACACTGAAGAGGTATCGTATATGCTTTTAGAAACATTTATGATTTTGTACATGTGGGGTCTGAAATGGTCATATACCGACGGCTCCCATGCGAAGGTAGAAGGATCCGTGGTTGGGACTGTGTCTAGGATCGAGTTCTTTGCCAAGAGTAATCCGTAATCGACTGGTCATTATGTCCTCCAGGGACAATCCATTGTCTTGAGAGGCACCGTCGCCATCAGCCGTTGTTTTGGCTATCTTTTTATCCTTGAGACGCTGCGTCATTTGATACCAACCTGAATGGGATAGAATATTAAGCACATATGGTTTACGAAAAGCCAGTCGTTTGTCGGTGCTGCCGGTCGAGCGGGAAGTAGGTCATCTTTACGTCTTTTCCACGTTAGCGAGTTGAATTGGGTTTTCAAGAGGACGTAAATGTAGCCAAAGAATCCAATGGCCACAAAGTAGAGGTAAGCGTAGAATCCCTGTCCGACGACATTGAAAAATCATGCAATCTGGATCATTCTCTCTGCGATGATCTATCATTTTATCCGGCGGTTGTTTACCTCGTAGTAGTGAGATGGGATCTTGATGGAAATGACTTGTGAAGTAGGAAAGGCCACGCCCATAACTACCAGCATGATTCCGTATAGAGCGCTAAGCATGTCGACAGTAGCCTGCCTGATATTGTGACGACTGCGGTTCTTTTATTTActcttttcaatcaaaatttggaCTCGGGTCAACTTACTTGCCGTGTTGTTTCCATAATTTGATGACTTTCTCTGGGTGGTTCCGCTGATGTGTTGGAGTGTTTTGGCCGCTAAATGGCGGCAAAGACATCCGGTCATTGATTGTGGGCAGTGGCTGGGTATTGGCCAAAGTAATCTGATTTTCGCTTCGAAAATTCTGCTTGATTATTGCTCCGCCTAGGATAGGTTTTTCTTTGACGGGTTTCAAGAGAGATTCCTGCTCGCTTTTCGCTTCTTCCGCAGCCGTCGATCTGACGCTTCCCACCAAGGTTCCACTTTGGCCGTAATCAATATTGTTAAACCGTGTCGTCTTGCGCCAAAGAAAAGTGTCGTATTTCTATATTATCATACCTTTCCTGCGACTCGGTCGTCGCCGGAACTTTCTCTGCTTTTGATTCATTCGTATTCCCATCGCATGTTGGGCATATTTCCTTCGTATGAGACTTGACCTCAATCGGCTTGGGACTGGACGGTCGCGATGTTGTGTGGTGGGACAAATTTCTGACGGCTGTGCAAATAAACTCAATGGAAGATCTCTTCCTAGTATTTCTGATAGCGGTAGCTCCATCCGCTACGCCGTTCTTCGAATGACCAACTTCGTCCACTCCTTCCCAGCTTcacaaaaatcgaaaaaaagaaaagatattttaaaatcgtacacttgattatttcttatgaaataagacaaaaaataatctaggaaaaaaataatctttcgTAAAATCAAGTTCTAAATAACACTTCAGGTTCAGGGATAGGTTGTAAGAGATTTTCGAAGTAGGTCGCTATAATACAGAAAGTCAGAAAGCCAAACGAATCTTAAATATGATAGGACTCTTATTTTATAGTTGCGACCATTTAGCCTTGAATTTAACTGTGTATACAAGTTTTTacaagtttttatttgactGTCCTTTGTGTGAAAACTTGTGACTATTGTTCGATATCCGCATAGCGTCCCTTCGTTTCA from Daphnia pulex isolate KAP4 chromosome 4, ASM2113471v1 encodes:
- the LOC124192677 gene encoding proton channel OtopLc-like isoform X4; the encoded protein is MTARVRWEGVDEVGHSKNGVADGATAIRNTRKRSSIEFICTAVRNLSHHTTSRPSSPKPIEVKSHTKEICPTCDGNTNESKAEKVPATTESQESGTLVGSVRSTAAEEAKSEQESLLKPVKEKPILGGAIIKQNFRSENQITLANTQPLPTINDRMSLPPFSGQNTPTHQRNHPEKVIKLWKQHGKQATVDMLSALYGIMLVVMGVAFPTSQVISIKIPSHYYEGFYAYLYFVAIGFFGYIYVLLKTQFNSLTWKRRWYQMTQRLKDKKIAKTTADGDGASQDNGLSLEDIMTSRLRITLGKELDPRHSPNHGSFYLRMGAVVFGVGSMIYSGLEFAQYFEMSSNPLCDDIMMAVQPASRMLFTFFQMYFVFLNAKIQIVKNSNVIVARFGMMHIVATNLCVWLNVIIQETKHEILNFEQHGGGDTTEHDRHQVSGHGEELVQIADAVDPDASAVIGHWLNKTVLDHVQDEGEYHSPSYHRLGKRTLSDECHRSDLMGTLTQNASPFLFPCAIEYSLICAAIMYEIWKHTGKNRHQKLARSVNDSPAGVRTPRTPRGSFYPYSQRRSPHHYSVDCTNANKGLFFGIFVLVLSILAMILFFVLIHREEYKSTAITIVHLAELILYMLTLIAVLIGIIQVSQLQFDASHPLDLDNILLIVALTGVISYNVFTIIGTQFSDHPDRMLVLINALTAVVQAVAQTVFVLGSSKRHLYTRRQEQRKPGREVVTFLMVTNFAMWAIITLEKSRFDAHPVQSQFFGQWPWTIITNISSPLAIFYRYHSTVCLCEIWKRCYKITERSSNHTPLQQLASV
- the LOC124192677 gene encoding proton channel OtopLc-like isoform X2, coding for MTARVRWEGVDEVGHSKNGVADGATAIRNTRKRSSIEFICTAVRNLSHHTTSRPSSPKPIEVKSHTKEICPTCDGNTNESKAEKVPATTESQESGTLVGSVRSTAAEEAKSEQESLLKPVKEKPILGGAIIKQNFRSENQITLANTQPLPTINDRMSLPPFSGQNTPTHQRNHPEKVIKLWKQHGNRHNIRQATVDMLSALYGIMLVVMGVAFPTSQVISIKIPSHYYEGFYAYLYFVAIGFFGYIYVLLKTQFNSLTWKRRWYQMTQRLKDKKIAKTTADGDGASQDNGLSLEDIMTSRLRITLGKELDPRHSPNHGSFYLRMGAVVFGVGSMIYSGLEFAQYFEMSSNPLCDDIMMAVQPASRMLFTFFQMYFVFLNAKIQIVKNSNVIVARFGMMHIVATNLCVWLNVIIQETKHEILNFEQHGGGDTTEHDRHQVSGHGEELVQIADAVDPDASAVIGHWLNKTVLDHVQDEGEYHSPSYHRLGKRTLSDECHRSDLMGTLTQNASPFLFPCAIEYSLICAAIMYEIWKHTGKNRHQKLARSVNDSPAGVRTPRTPRGSFYPYSQRRSPHHYSVDCTNANKGLFFGIFVLVLSILAMILFFVLIHREEYKSTAITIVHLAELILYMLTLIAVLIGIIQVSQLQFDASHPLDLDNILLIVALTGVISYNVFTIIGTQFSDHPDRMLVLINALTAVVQAVAQTVFVLGSSKRHLYTRRQEQRKPGREVVTFLMVTNFAMWAIITLEKSRFDAHPVQSQFFGQWPWTIITNISSPLAIFYRYHSTVCLCEIWKRCYKITERSSNHTPLQQLASV
- the LOC124192678 gene encoding proton channel OtopLc-like, yielding MSQPCVSPPSWQTRDRFVEEDETVKSVAQSEKEPLTANEIVKTSGYETLCRKDSGIGGANVLNQQTMPTTPTDDYSSPDCDLGFRNANWMPGDMTPSSAPNSPKVTLVSKKNLPSSGWMAQIDASDEIKQKREEANKTRISSAFKTTFLRIPSQYERRSMTREGTPSAMSTCTTKMNVAVVPDVLSKRWRKRGNDSFLAVISALYAKFLIVMGLAFPMTEVISNHVTSSSYLGFYLYLYFGCIAYFLYVFITMLRNKAAINRNICCGPKQSMVDFKQTDDFLDEVASQSRAYSDPAGNKPTHHGSFYLRIGAVSFGVGSMIYSGLEFAQYFEIDAGSYCYNILMAVTPATRMVFTFIQMYFIFLNAKMAFCKPKAIAYFGLMHMVATNLCVWLNVIIEETKHEILQFHHHNVSGHGGGGHGPSVPRTTTATSIEEAHAEALVDPQDILHSNQAIFSRSLLDECKRSEVMGHLVQDASPLLFPCAIEYSLICAAILYVMWKNVAAGRYDDDRRSSNSPTIARRSRHHYSVDCAKANKGLFAGIFVLVLTIISLILFFALINNPEYRAMAIMEVGAARFVLFCMAFLATIIGIVQVRELRYDSSRHFDLDDVLLIFGQIGLMAYNIFTVIAGYYTINEDEDSALVLLSALAALFQAVTQTIFILDASRRNTYSADQQTRKPGREVVTFLLVCNFAMWTVNTLEKSRADVNPVQLQFYGLWPWIIIMNVCMPLAIFYRFHSTVVLCEIWKRCYKAKPDYM
- the LOC124192677 gene encoding proton channel OtopLc-like isoform X3 — its product is MTARVRWEGVDEVGHSKNGVADGATAIRNTRKRSSIEFICTAVRNLSHHTTSRPSSPKPIEVKSHTKEICPTCDGNTNESKAEKVPATTESQESGTLVGSVRSTAAEEAKSEQESLLKPVKEKPILGGAIIKQNFRSENQITLANTQPLPTINDRMSLPPFSGQNTPTHQRNHPEKVIKLWKQHGKQATVDMLSALYGIMLVVMGVAFPTSQVISIKIPSHYYEGFYAYLYFVAIGFFGYIYVLLKTQFNSLTWKRRWYQMTQRLKDKKIAKTTADGDGASQDNGLSLEDIMTSRLRITLGKELDPRHSPNHGSFYLRMGAVVFGVGSMIYSGLEFAQYFEMSSNPLCDDIMMAVQPASRMLFTFFQMYFVFLNAKIQIVKNSNVIVARFGMMHIVATNLCVWLNVIIQETKHEILNFEQHGGGDTTEHDRHQVSGHGEELVQIAADAVDPDASAVIGHWLNKTVLDHVQDEGEYHSPSYHRLGKRTLSDECHRSDLMGTLTQNASPFLFPCAIEYSLICAAIMYEIWKHTGKNRHQKLARSVNDSPAGVRTPRTPRGSFYPYSQRRSPHHYSVDCTNANKGLFFGIFVLVLSILAMILFFVLIHREEYKSTAITIVHLAELILYMLTLIAVLIGIIQVSQLQFDASHPLDLDNILLIVALTGVISYNVFTIIGTQFSDHPDRMLVLINALTAVVQAVAQTVFVLGSSKRHLYTRRQEQRKPGREVVTFLMVTNFAMWAIITLEKSRFDAHPVQSQFFGQWPWTIITNISSPLAIFYRYHSTVCLCEIWKRCYKITERSSNHTPLQQLASV
- the LOC124192677 gene encoding proton channel OtopLc-like isoform X1, with the translated sequence MTARVRWEGVDEVGHSKNGVADGATAIRNTRKRSSIEFICTAVRNLSHHTTSRPSSPKPIEVKSHTKEICPTCDGNTNESKAEKVPATTESQESGTLVGSVRSTAAEEAKSEQESLLKPVKEKPILGGAIIKQNFRSENQITLANTQPLPTINDRMSLPPFSGQNTPTHQRNHPEKVIKLWKQHGNRHNIRQATVDMLSALYGIMLVVMGVAFPTSQVISIKIPSHYYEGFYAYLYFVAIGFFGYIYVLLKTQFNSLTWKRRWYQMTQRLKDKKIAKTTADGDGASQDNGLSLEDIMTSRLRITLGKELDPRHSPNHGSFYLRMGAVVFGVGSMIYSGLEFAQYFEMSSNPLCDDIMMAVQPASRMLFTFFQMYFVFLNAKIQIVKNSNVIVARFGMMHIVATNLCVWLNVIIQETKHEILNFEQHGGGDTTEHDRHQVSGHGEELVQIAADAVDPDASAVIGHWLNKTVLDHVQDEGEYHSPSYHRLGKRTLSDECHRSDLMGTLTQNASPFLFPCAIEYSLICAAIMYEIWKHTGKNRHQKLARSVNDSPAGVRTPRTPRGSFYPYSQRRSPHHYSVDCTNANKGLFFGIFVLVLSILAMILFFVLIHREEYKSTAITIVHLAELILYMLTLIAVLIGIIQVSQLQFDASHPLDLDNILLIVALTGVISYNVFTIIGTQFSDHPDRMLVLINALTAVVQAVAQTVFVLGSSKRHLYTRRQEQRKPGREVVTFLMVTNFAMWAIITLEKSRFDAHPVQSQFFGQWPWTIITNISSPLAIFYRYHSTVCLCEIWKRCYKITERSSNHTPLQQLASV